From the genome of Elusimicrobiota bacterium, one region includes:
- a CDS encoding SDR family oxidoreductase, translating into MISLLHILNMAKFNQHVVGITGGTGGIGREIAALFHKRGYAVAVASRRARKSASRRGWISWPLDVREREGVREFVQETVKRFGRLDAFINVAGISLWKPLRAIDEPFIRDMLETNVLGTLWGCQAAAAAMRRGGSIVNLSSLAGKRGSSNNSAYCASKFAVNGMTQSLAKELGPRGIRVNAVCPVYIRTPYIIGSLNDPDSPAAGKDVAQYLSNFARTQTALRRLPTAREVAQLVGFLAGPEASGITGQCINVDCGTLPQ; encoded by the coding sequence ATGATATCATTACTTCATATTTTGAATATGGCGAAATTCAACCAACACGTTGTGGGCATCACGGGCGGCACCGGAGGCATCGGGCGCGAAATAGCCGCATTGTTTCACAAAAGAGGATACGCCGTTGCCGTGGCTTCGCGCCGAGCGCGAAAGAGCGCGTCGAGACGAGGATGGATATCCTGGCCGCTCGACGTTCGCGAACGCGAGGGCGTCCGCGAATTCGTTCAGGAGACCGTGAAACGGTTCGGGCGCCTCGATGCGTTCATTAATGTCGCAGGGATTTCACTTTGGAAGCCCCTTCGGGCGATTGACGAGCCCTTCATCCGCGACATGCTCGAAACGAACGTGCTGGGCACGCTCTGGGGCTGCCAGGCGGCCGCGGCGGCGATGCGCCGAGGGGGGAGCATCGTCAATCTTTCAAGCCTCGCGGGAAAACGCGGAAGTTCCAACAACAGCGCCTATTGCGCGAGCAAGTTTGCCGTCAACGGAATGACCCAATCCCTGGCCAAAGAACTCGGTCCGCGCGGAATCCGCGTGAATGCCGTTTGCCCGGTTTACATCCGCACACCCTACATCATCGGCTCCTTAAACGATCCGGATTCCCCGGCCGCCGGAAAGGATGTCGCGCAATACCTGTCCAATTTCGCCCGAACGCAGACGGCGCTCCGCCGTCTTCCGACCGCGCGGGAAGTCGCACAGCTGGTTGGGTTCCTGGCCGGTCCGGAAGCATCTGGGATTACAGGCCAATGCATTAATGTCGACTGCGGAACCTTGCCGCAATGA
- a CDS encoding 3-deoxy-manno-octulosonate cytidylyltransferase: MTSTKIAAVIPARMGSSRFPGKPLLEIAGLPMVEHVRRRALMSGTFSDVVVATCDAEIQQAIEGFGGRVIMTKASHPGATDRVAEAVSHLSCTHVVNVQGDEVLVLPEDLRTITQTIAAAPDAPAWNAIAPIASAKELADRSIVKCIASCGNRILYCSRDFSRLPFKNQGFDPVHIILGLVAFRRDFLTTFCQLPRTAAETLESIDQNRIIEHDHDLRGILLSRGYPGINEPREAEQVNRLLKEDELQQAVLQQLLAIKAA; the protein is encoded by the coding sequence ATGACATCCACAAAGATTGCCGCTGTTATTCCCGCACGCATGGGTTCCAGCCGCTTTCCAGGGAAACCCCTTCTCGAAATCGCCGGCCTCCCGATGGTTGAGCATGTGCGGCGCCGCGCCCTGATGTCCGGAACATTTTCGGATGTCGTTGTGGCCACTTGCGATGCGGAGATTCAGCAAGCCATTGAAGGATTCGGCGGGCGCGTCATCATGACGAAAGCATCGCACCCAGGCGCAACAGACCGGGTCGCGGAAGCGGTGTCCCATCTTTCGTGCACCCACGTCGTGAATGTCCAGGGGGACGAGGTCCTCGTACTGCCTGAAGATCTCCGGACGATCACGCAAACGATCGCAGCCGCCCCTGATGCCCCTGCGTGGAATGCCATCGCGCCGATCGCTTCCGCAAAAGAACTCGCAGACCGTTCGATTGTTAAATGCATCGCCTCTTGCGGGAATCGTATTCTCTATTGTTCACGCGATTTTTCACGCCTTCCTTTTAAGAATCAAGGGTTTGACCCGGTCCACATCATCCTCGGGCTGGTCGCCTTCCGCCGGGATTTTCTGACCACCTTCTGTCAGCTTCCACGAACCGCTGCTGAAACGCTGGAATCCATCGATCAAAACCGGATCATTGAACACGATCATGATCTTAGAGGAATTCTCTTATCGAGAGGTTATCCGGGCATCAACGAACCGCGGGAAGCGGAACAGGTCAATCGCCTCCTGAAAGAAGATGAGCTGCAACAAGCGGTTCTTCAACAGCTCCTAGCCATAAAAGCCGCATGA
- a CDS encoding class I SAM-dependent methyltransferase, whose protein sequence is MMVTDDVSGQLAYAPAPDFPRCPACGHPFEFDPGQTIPYRTGGTPPAGVHLPSHVAFCRSCGLGAALPPFSEADEAVIYKQGQFWQNALPPEPRQDLRKLSLALALAESRWRFIKQHWSGKSAGSGLRLLDIGSGQGAMGLVAAKDRTTPLSEYVAVEPDGGMRAELSGFWQREGLQVPLRQTASLEELGPAAGRFDIVVLSHVLEHLRSPGELLKQVSPYLRDSGALFIEVPHQDYLFKRDIFPHLLFFSHGSLKALLLQGGWDIQSIESYGRDQAKTPFRRDSSIVLRIVIRLMGKLERHIPSGLQRAGYRWAFGIDRKNPKGTWLRALSSPKKQ, encoded by the coding sequence ATGATGGTTACCGACGACGTATCAGGCCAACTGGCGTACGCGCCGGCGCCGGATTTCCCCCGGTGTCCTGCCTGCGGCCATCCGTTTGAGTTCGATCCAGGGCAAACGATTCCTTATCGAACGGGCGGGACTCCTCCGGCGGGAGTCCATCTGCCGTCCCATGTGGCGTTTTGCCGAAGCTGCGGGTTGGGCGCGGCGCTCCCTCCCTTTTCCGAGGCGGACGAGGCGGTTATTTACAAACAGGGGCAATTCTGGCAAAACGCTTTGCCGCCGGAACCGCGGCAAGACCTGCGGAAACTGTCGTTGGCTCTGGCTCTGGCCGAAAGCCGATGGCGGTTCATCAAACAGCATTGGTCAGGGAAATCCGCCGGCTCGGGCTTGCGCCTGCTGGACATCGGCTCGGGACAGGGAGCCATGGGCCTGGTAGCCGCGAAGGACAGGACCACTCCTCTCTCGGAATACGTTGCGGTCGAACCGGATGGCGGAATGCGTGCGGAACTCAGTGGGTTTTGGCAGCGTGAAGGCCTTCAGGTCCCGCTGCGGCAGACCGCCTCGCTGGAGGAGTTGGGACCGGCCGCCGGGCGTTTCGACATCGTTGTTTTGTCCCATGTGCTGGAGCATCTGCGGTCTCCAGGAGAACTGCTGAAGCAAGTCAGTCCCTATCTGCGCGACTCCGGTGCGCTTTTTATCGAAGTTCCCCACCAGGACTATCTTTTCAAACGCGACATCTTCCCTCACCTGCTCTTCTTTTCTCACGGCAGCCTGAAGGCCCTGCTCCTGCAGGGTGGTTGGGATATTCAATCCATCGAATCCTATGGCAGGGATCAAGCGAAGACGCCGTTCCGTCGCGATTCGTCGATCGTCTTACGAATCGTGATCCGCTTGATGGGAAAGCTGGAGCGCCATATTCCTTCCGGTCTTCAGCGCGCCGGTTACCGGTGGGCCTTTGGAATTGATCGGAAAAACCCCAAAGGAACCTGGCTTCGGGCCCTCTCCAGCCCAAAAAAACAATAA
- a CDS encoding ABC transporter ATP-binding protein, which yields MHKTFRQIWYFMRPYWQRYTVISALNVLVAATEYFTLALLMPILSVLAGTGPIATGSRIQSALERILSWLPTHNILLASCMMLLVVALVRFGTQLIQQYVVTSTSGRIMADLRKRIFNFYAGSELDSLLSQKQGRLVYILGISPNKVAGTLMRVPNLSASVVTSLGIFLLLLSVQWKLTFGLTFTAAGFYFLISKSTRRHAYATGKQMGAVSSDANITLNEFVSGFKQITVANAVGRWIRSNDTLSEQISDLYARTNRLLEYPRYFMDLFAVVLVTALISLASVRFGANLPSFLPTLGIFLAAFFRMVPHLSNIGNAGVLIISSLPDLEIVHGVLQQPPAVTVAGTTRFTTLKEAIRFEQVAFKHKDRGMLLDSLSFTLEKNKVTALVGKSGQGKTTIINLLLGFYRPFSGRIWVDRADLAEFDLTSWRSRIGFVSQDSFIFHATIAENIGFDDPRFNLADIEEAARIANAHEFITSFPEGYRTVVGERGMKLSGGQQQRIAIARAVIRKPEIYIFDEATSSLDPISERAVQQAIQALSQGHTTLIVTHRLAAVEHADHILLLQDGRILEQGSHADLLSRQDQYWELHRGG from the coding sequence ATGCATAAAACCTTTCGGCAAATCTGGTACTTCATGCGCCCCTACTGGCAGCGCTATACCGTGATTTCCGCGTTGAACGTGCTGGTGGCGGCAACGGAGTACTTCACGCTGGCGCTTCTGATGCCCATTCTTTCCGTCCTGGCCGGCACCGGTCCTATCGCCACCGGAAGCCGGATCCAATCGGCTCTTGAAAGAATTCTGTCCTGGCTTCCCACACACAACATTCTCCTGGCCTCCTGCATGATGCTGCTGGTGGTTGCGCTCGTTCGGTTCGGAACGCAGCTCATTCAGCAATATGTCGTCACCTCAACCAGCGGCCGTATCATGGCGGATCTTCGAAAGCGCATTTTTAACTTCTATGCCGGGTCTGAGCTGGACTCGTTACTCAGCCAGAAGCAAGGCCGGCTCGTTTATATTCTCGGCATATCCCCCAATAAGGTGGCGGGCACCCTGATGCGCGTTCCAAACCTGAGCGCTTCCGTCGTGACGTCCCTGGGGATCTTCCTCCTGCTGCTGTCGGTTCAGTGGAAATTGACCTTCGGTTTGACTTTTACGGCGGCTGGCTTTTATTTCCTGATTTCCAAGTCGACTCGACGGCACGCGTATGCCACCGGAAAACAAATGGGCGCGGTCAGCAGCGATGCGAACATCACGCTGAACGAATTCGTCAGCGGCTTTAAACAGATTACGGTGGCCAATGCGGTGGGCCGCTGGATCCGGTCGAATGACACGCTCAGCGAACAGATCAGCGACCTTTACGCGCGGACCAATCGATTGCTGGAATACCCGCGCTACTTTATGGATTTGTTTGCCGTGGTCCTGGTCACCGCCCTGATTTCTCTGGCAAGCGTCCGATTTGGAGCGAACCTGCCGTCCTTTCTGCCGACGCTTGGCATTTTCCTGGCGGCTTTTTTCCGCATGGTCCCTCACCTGTCGAACATCGGGAATGCCGGGGTCCTGATCATTTCCAGCCTGCCCGATCTGGAGATCGTCCATGGAGTCCTTCAACAGCCGCCGGCGGTCACGGTCGCCGGCACAACGCGCTTCACCACGCTGAAGGAGGCGATCCGTTTTGAGCAGGTCGCCTTCAAACACAAGGATCGCGGGATGCTATTGGATTCGCTCAGTTTTACACTCGAAAAGAACAAGGTGACGGCCCTGGTGGGCAAATCCGGACAGGGAAAAACAACCATTATTAACCTGCTCCTGGGTTTTTACAGGCCGTTCAGCGGACGCATCTGGGTGGACCGCGCTGACTTGGCTGAGTTCGATTTGACCAGCTGGCGCAGTCGGATCGGATTTGTGAGCCAGGACAGCTTTATTTTTCACGCGACGATCGCTGAAAACATCGGATTCGATGATCCGCGTTTCAACCTGGCGGATATCGAAGAAGCCGCTCGGATCGCCAACGCCCATGAATTCATCACGAGCTTCCCTGAGGGGTACCGGACCGTTGTGGGAGAACGCGGCATGAAACTGTCGGGAGGCCAGCAGCAGCGTATCGCGATTGCCCGCGCCGTCATCCGAAAACCTGAGATCTATATCTTTGATGAGGCGACCAGTTCCCTCGACCCTATCTCGGAACGGGCCGTACAGCAGGCCATTCAAGCCCTCTCCCAGGGGCATACGACCCTGATTGTGACCCACCGCCTGGCAGCCGTCGAACACGCCGACCATATCCTGCTCCTGCAGGATGGACGAATCCTGGAGCAAGGTTCGCACGCCGATCTACTCTCGCGCCAGGACCAATACTGGGAACTTCACCGCGGAGGTTAA
- a CDS encoding AAA family ATPase: protein MLFSRWSQTSLQDKLNRPYVHLLFGARQTGKSTLIKSILPPDAIQINLADPRERSRHLSNPEEFIQICRALPRESLTRFVFVDEAQSVPSIFDAVQYLYDEEKTRWRFILCGSSARKLRSNGTNLLPGRSLAHHLYPLILPERPAADTGHTGIILPFPWIRDSAPEKPFPAADLMTRLAYGELPGIVTANEENRPDLLKTYAFVHLEEEIRREASIKDWGAFVRFLKLAAAESGHLLNFAHISQESGVSQPTVKAHYQLLEDMFVGFRLPAYSKSPRKNLLSTPKFLFFDLGVRHAAAGLSPSPEVVLASPGGIFEQWVGIELWKRLQYLGEGCLFHQRTKDGAEVDFLVDYRNRLIPVEAKWTERPTIQDARHLLSFIDENRDQSPQGYIVCRCPRPLQLHPKITALPWSSL from the coding sequence GTGCTCTTTAGCCGTTGGTCTCAAACATCCTTACAGGATAAGCTGAATCGCCCGTATGTCCACCTTTTATTCGGGGCTCGACAAACGGGGAAATCCACACTCATCAAATCCATTCTTCCACCGGATGCCATTCAAATCAATCTGGCCGATCCACGGGAACGTTCCCGCCACCTTTCCAATCCGGAAGAGTTCATTCAGATTTGCCGTGCCCTGCCGCGTGAATCCCTGACGCGTTTTGTATTTGTAGACGAAGCCCAATCGGTCCCGTCCATCTTTGATGCGGTGCAATATCTTTACGATGAAGAAAAAACGCGGTGGCGGTTTATTCTGTGCGGCAGTTCGGCCCGCAAACTGCGAAGCAACGGGACGAATCTCCTGCCTGGCCGCAGCTTGGCGCATCACCTCTATCCATTGATCCTTCCGGAACGTCCGGCCGCAGACACCGGACATACGGGCATTATTTTGCCATTTCCATGGATAAGGGACTCCGCGCCTGAAAAACCATTCCCAGCCGCCGATTTGATGACCCGATTGGCTTACGGAGAACTCCCCGGAATTGTCACGGCGAATGAAGAAAACCGTCCGGACCTTCTAAAAACCTACGCGTTTGTTCATCTGGAGGAAGAAATACGCCGTGAAGCGTCAATTAAAGATTGGGGAGCTTTTGTCCGTTTTTTAAAGCTGGCGGCGGCAGAATCCGGACATCTTCTGAATTTTGCCCACATTTCCCAGGAATCCGGCGTTTCCCAGCCGACCGTGAAGGCGCATTATCAATTGCTAGAAGACATGTTCGTCGGCTTCCGCCTTCCGGCGTATTCAAAAAGTCCCCGCAAAAATCTGCTTTCCACCCCTAAATTCCTCTTTTTCGATCTGGGTGTCCGCCATGCTGCCGCCGGACTGTCGCCTTCGCCGGAAGTCGTATTAGCCAGTCCCGGCGGAATTTTTGAGCAGTGGGTTGGGATAGAGCTTTGGAAACGCCTTCAGTATCTGGGGGAAGGCTGTTTGTTTCATCAACGAACAAAAGACGGCGCCGAGGTAGATTTCCTGGTGGACTATCGAAACCGGCTCATCCCGGTCGAAGCCAAGTGGACGGAACGTCCGACGATACAGGACGCGCGGCATCTCTTAAGTTTCATCGATGAAAACAGGGACCAGTCTCCACAAGGCTACATCGTTTGCCGGTGCCCCCGTCCACTGCAACTGCATCCCAAGATCACAGCACTGCCGTGGTCGTCTCTGTAA